From one Pseudobdellovibrionaceae bacterium genomic stretch:
- a CDS encoding M23 family metallopeptidase, producing MAPNVLNDGAMSVRRMRFLIFAVLWMLAQWSASAALRCRPAVAKPHIASTERVLHVVEAKNWWWGSKDSYFALVFNPSRPDQPLRVVEAKKREDLPRPGEADVAAFHSYLKANNLTILRSPLEGEAYVINGNKEHHHNNESGFGDFAWDLVKLDSRTKLSYRRSGRRNSDFVVWNKKVWSPVQGKVVEVVRNQPDNPAKLEGGEFTARQDGNYVGIHLGGNFYLYLLHFKRNSIPESVVVGSTINVGDYLGRVGNSGVSLVPHLHMSLYYFDKGTNRYWSVPGLFSRLGVKALSEESGEVRSDYVPSSGDLIFNPRPISEP from the coding sequence GTGGCACCGAATGTGCTTAATGATGGAGCGATGTCGGTTCGCAGAATGAGATTCCTTATCTTTGCAGTTCTATGGATGTTGGCCCAGTGGTCAGCTAGTGCTGCTCTTCGCTGCCGTCCGGCCGTTGCCAAGCCCCATATCGCTTCAACAGAGAGAGTCCTTCACGTCGTTGAGGCCAAGAACTGGTGGTGGGGATCCAAAGACAGCTATTTTGCTCTCGTATTTAATCCATCCCGCCCGGATCAGCCCTTGCGTGTCGTTGAGGCAAAAAAGCGAGAGGACTTGCCGAGACCTGGTGAGGCAGACGTGGCGGCTTTCCACTCGTATTTGAAGGCGAACAATCTGACCATTCTCCGCTCACCCCTGGAGGGAGAGGCCTATGTCATCAACGGCAACAAGGAGCACCACCACAATAACGAAAGTGGTTTCGGGGATTTTGCCTGGGATCTGGTGAAGCTCGATTCCCGGACCAAGCTAAGTTATCGGAGGAGCGGGCGCCGCAATAGCGACTTTGTTGTCTGGAACAAGAAGGTTTGGTCTCCGGTGCAGGGCAAGGTCGTTGAGGTGGTTCGAAATCAGCCAGATAATCCAGCTAAATTAGAGGGCGGGGAGTTTACGGCGAGACAAGACGGCAACTACGTGGGTATCCATTTGGGTGGGAACTTCTACCTCTACCTTCTTCACTTCAAAAGGAACTCCATACCTGAGTCCGTCGTCGTTGGATCTACGATAAATGTGGGAGATTATTTGGGTCGTGTGGGCAATTCGGGAGTCAGTCTGGTTCCCCATCTTCACATGAGTCTTTACTATTTTGACAAAGGGACCAACAGGTATTGGAGTGTTCCAGGTCTATTTTCCCGACTGGGCGTGAAGGCCTTGAGCGAAGAGTCCGGAGAGGTTCGATCTGACTATGTTCCCTCCTCGGGAGATTTAATCTTCAATCCTAGGCCGATATCTGAGCCCTAA
- a CDS encoding cysteine hydrolase: MKRFKAYREILVMGFSLLMVLTIAVSTAIAGGEGTALVIIDMQPRFVTRNRNHGTDENQAKVDQIIDSQVVAIQKAKELGLPIVVVEYENYGDTNAALKKAIGDYKRVRYFQKDRDGMFDPRNSFRGPLMEHLKEQDIGTLLITGANGGACVKRSIRGALENDYQVIAYAEGIADFNFKEFIYPYKYKKDQIDVTCAKCTFREVSGADQLMRAIMGKGWIARPMIEGSGVGAKGSR; encoded by the coding sequence TTGAAAAGATTTAAGGCTTACAGAGAAATCCTGGTGATGGGTTTCTCCCTTTTGATGGTGTTGACGATAGCCGTCTCCACAGCAATAGCAGGCGGCGAGGGAACGGCCTTGGTTATTATTGATATGCAGCCTAGGTTTGTTACCCGTAACCGCAATCATGGAACAGATGAAAACCAAGCCAAGGTGGATCAGATCATTGACAGTCAGGTCGTTGCGATCCAGAAAGCCAAAGAGTTGGGGCTGCCTATCGTGGTGGTGGAATACGAAAACTATGGTGACACAAACGCAGCTCTCAAGAAGGCCATTGGCGACTACAAGCGGGTCAGGTACTTTCAAAAGGACCGTGATGGAATGTTTGACCCCCGGAACTCATTTCGCGGCCCGCTGATGGAACATCTGAAGGAACAAGACATCGGGACCTTGTTGATTACCGGGGCCAACGGTGGCGCCTGCGTTAAAAGAAGCATTCGTGGAGCTCTTGAAAATGATTATCAAGTCATTGCTTACGCAGAGGGAATCGCTGATTTCAACTTTAAAGAGTTCATTTACCCCTATAAATACAAGAAAGATCAAATTGATGTTACGTGTGCAAAGTGTACCTTTAGGGAGGTATCAGGTGCGGATCAGCTTATGAGGGCTATCATGGGCAAGGGTTGGATAGCCAGGCCGATGATCGAGGGAAGTGGTGTCGGAGCAAAGGGTTCAAGATGA
- a CDS encoding class I SAM-dependent methyltransferase, with translation MEGHRHNPTGRFSDRVENYIKYRPGYPAEIIKLMQEEMGLETHHSIADVGSGTGIFSELLLKNGNRVYAIEPNQEMRMAAERLLHDYQNFHSISGSSEATGLESRSVEVVTAAQAFHWFEPEATGKEFSRILRPGGHIMFVWNDRKTEGEFAAAYEDLIVRHSTDYEQINHRNISAGESVTKFFGQAPSRATFANFQEFDFEGFKGRLVSSSYIPNQDHPGYPLMIKELKDLFDKHQTNGVVRIDYQTEVFWSQPD, from the coding sequence ATGGAAGGTCATCGCCACAATCCCACCGGTCGGTTCTCTGACCGTGTTGAAAACTACATTAAGTACCGTCCAGGTTACCCGGCAGAAATTATAAAATTGATGCAGGAAGAGATGGGATTAGAGACTCACCACTCGATAGCCGATGTAGGATCGGGCACGGGTATTTTTTCTGAGCTCTTATTGAAAAACGGCAATCGGGTCTACGCGATCGAGCCTAATCAGGAGATGCGTATGGCGGCTGAAAGGCTTCTCCATGACTACCAGAATTTTCATTCAATATCGGGATCATCTGAGGCGACGGGGTTGGAATCTCGGTCGGTGGAAGTGGTCACCGCAGCTCAAGCGTTTCATTGGTTTGAACCCGAGGCAACAGGCAAAGAGTTTTCTAGGATTCTAAGACCTGGTGGACACATTATGTTTGTCTGGAACGATAGGAAAACTGAAGGTGAGTTCGCAGCGGCCTATGAAGACCTGATTGTCCGTCATAGTACAGACTATGAGCAGATCAATCACCGCAACATCAGTGCGGGCGAAAGTGTAACCAAGTTTTTTGGCCAGGCTCCGAGCCGAGCTACTTTTGCAAATTTTCAAGAATTCGATTTTGAAGGATTTAAGGGGCGTTTGGTTTCTTCATCCTACATTCCCAACCAAGACCATCCTGGATATCCGCTGATGATTAAAGAACTGAAGGACTTGTTTGATAAGCACCAAACGAACGGAGTGGTGCGCATCGATTACCAAACAGAGGTATTTTGGAGTCAGCCGGACTAG
- a CDS encoding serine/threonine protein kinase gives MSIGRMGKYQLFEVLGTGGMGEVYLARSQEAECISKLVALKKIRPDLTQNEKMKALFRSEALMAIRLDHSNIATVYELGVDRDTFYLVMEYVGGISLRDLMSRQMKGEIDLPPEVAIHLVLEIGKALSYAHRFVDPETQGAAPVVHQDVSPHNVLLNFEGEVKLIDFGVARMDATSQASTLSGVMGKVDYMSPEQAQGGIVDSTTDIFALGLLLWEMLSGKRYYEWDSLKTIHKKLLKGEPVKALDKKVVDHHKLNYILGKMLAPNSGSRYQTADAFLLELQEYYHTTHPKYSQAQLRRSLKKFFAQEHQAHLSRLQKHSYHTDEKLEKAG, from the coding sequence ATGTCCATAGGTCGAATGGGTAAGTACCAGCTTTTTGAGGTTCTCGGCACAGGCGGCATGGGTGAGGTCTACCTGGCCCGAAGTCAGGAAGCTGAATGTATTAGTAAGCTTGTAGCCCTCAAGAAAATTCGACCCGATCTCACGCAAAATGAAAAAATGAAGGCCTTGTTTCGTAGCGAGGCACTTATGGCCATTCGCCTCGATCACAGCAACATTGCCACCGTCTATGAACTCGGAGTGGACCGCGACACCTTTTATTTGGTGATGGAATACGTGGGCGGTATTAGCCTTCGCGATTTGATGTCACGGCAAATGAAAGGTGAGATAGATCTCCCTCCTGAGGTGGCTATTCATTTGGTGTTGGAAATTGGCAAGGCACTCTCTTACGCCCATCGCTTTGTTGATCCCGAAACTCAAGGTGCGGCCCCCGTGGTTCACCAGGACGTGAGTCCTCACAATGTCCTGTTGAATTTTGAGGGGGAAGTTAAACTGATAGATTTTGGCGTTGCCCGCATGGATGCCACCAGCCAGGCCTCCACCCTTAGTGGCGTCATGGGCAAGGTGGATTACATGAGCCCCGAGCAGGCTCAAGGCGGCATCGTCGACTCGACGACCGACATTTTTGCTCTTGGTTTACTGCTGTGGGAAATGCTCAGCGGCAAACGCTACTATGAGTGGGACTCACTCAAGACCATTCACAAAAAGCTTCTCAAAGGAGAGCCCGTCAAAGCGCTGGACAAGAAAGTCGTCGACCACCATAAATTGAATTACATTCTAGGCAAGATGTTAGCACCCAACTCGGGAAGCCGCTATCAAACCGCAGACGCTTTTTTGTTGGAGCTCCAAGAGTATTACCACACCACCCATCCCAAATACAGCCAGGCCCAATTGCGCCGCTCACTCAAAAAATTCTTCGCCCAAGAGCACCAGGCTCACCTGAGCCGTCTGCAGAAGCACAGCTATCACACAGACGAAAAACTCGAAAAGGCTGGTTGA
- a CDS encoding inorganic diphosphatase — translation MNPWHDVSLGSDIPHAFPAIIEVPKGSKNKYELDKETGLIRVDRVLFSSVQYPANYGFIPKTYCEDNDPLDVLVLGQEPVYPLTILTAKPIGLMKMSDQGESDDKIIAVHANDPEYAHYSSITELPPHRMAEVKRFFEDYKALEHKTVVVEEFLGATHAIKSLEAAIELYKKKFP, via the coding sequence ATGAACCCTTGGCATGATGTCTCTCTCGGTTCTGATATCCCTCACGCCTTTCCCGCCATTATCGAAGTTCCAAAAGGATCTAAGAACAAGTATGAACTCGACAAAGAGACAGGGCTGATCCGCGTGGACAGAGTTTTGTTTAGCTCGGTTCAGTATCCGGCCAACTATGGTTTTATCCCAAAGACCTACTGTGAGGACAACGACCCTCTGGATGTTTTGGTACTGGGCCAGGAGCCGGTTTACCCGCTGACGATCTTAACAGCAAAGCCCATTGGTCTGATGAAGATGAGCGACCAAGGTGAGTCCGACGATAAAATTATTGCGGTTCACGCCAATGACCCTGAGTACGCTCATTACAGTTCGATCACAGAGCTTCCGCCTCATCGCATGGCAGAGGTAAAAAGGTTCTTTGAAGACTATAAGGCCTTAGAGCACAAAACCGTGGTGGTAGAGGAGTTTTTGGGTGCGACCCACGCGATCAAGAGCCTGGAGGCCGCCATTGAGTTGTATAAAAAGAAGTTTCCCTGA
- a CDS encoding 1-acyl-sn-glycerol-3-phosphate acyltransferase has translation MNPLIKLISAGFVFGIKGLSLVLYKTEDHWLTPKDQIDWEDLRLVIALNHTSLFEPLFISVIPNYRLWRAIERLVVPIADVTMKRPLVGRLFKYFVPNCIPITRKRDETWDQYLNRARDKNSLMFIFPEGRMKRIDGLDKHGNPMSVKGGVADILAELDGGKILIAYSGGLHHVQAPGQSVPKVFKRIKVAFEQLDVQEYKASLAADDAHDFRKKVIADLEDRMHQHCKEIES, from the coding sequence ATGAACCCATTGATAAAGCTCATTAGCGCCGGTTTTGTTTTTGGCATCAAAGGCCTAAGCCTTGTGCTTTACAAAACCGAAGATCATTGGCTCACGCCAAAGGATCAAATTGACTGGGAAGACCTGCGCCTAGTCATTGCCCTCAACCACACCAGCCTGTTTGAACCTCTGTTTATTTCGGTCATTCCCAACTATCGTCTTTGGAGAGCCATTGAGCGATTGGTCGTTCCAATCGCGGATGTGACGATGAAACGCCCTTTGGTCGGCCGCCTATTCAAGTATTTTGTGCCCAATTGTATTCCCATTACCCGCAAGCGGGACGAGACTTGGGATCAGTACCTAAATCGGGCCCGGGACAAGAACTCGCTGATGTTTATTTTTCCGGAAGGACGCATGAAGCGCATCGATGGCCTGGACAAACATGGCAACCCAATGAGTGTTAAGGGCGGCGTGGCCGATATTCTCGCAGAGTTGGATGGTGGAAAAATTCTCATTGCCTACTCTGGCGGACTCCATCACGTCCAGGCACCCGGCCAGTCTGTTCCCAAAGTCTTTAAACGCATCAAGGTCGCCTTTGAGCAGCTGGATGTTCAGGAGTACAAGGCGTCGTTGGCCGCTGACGACGCCCATGATTTCCGCAAAAAAGTCATCGCTGACTTGGAAGACCGCATGCACCAACACTGCAAGGAGATTGAGTCGTGA
- a CDS encoding TIGR02147 family protein, translating to MCNLYEYMDYRQYLQDYCRARKQSHPNFTIRRLSEETGFGSTSYISMVITGQRNLSLSAIAKLNHGLKHKKSQAQYFEFLVRYNQTKEPEERSQLLTQLTRLSKRSGAPSRTLKLNQYLVFSKWYFWLIREMIHLKDFTLSSTWISKRIRQRLSQSEIEKAVDLLSQLDLIREKDGRLWIDDPSLESDFNLPSSLIRDFHYHMITLAREGLQLPREARHYEALTVAVSETDIQYVKEKLYEFRESINEYLTKSLNDKSQVYQLNLNFFPLTQGEEK from the coding sequence ATGTGCAACTTGTACGAGTACATGGACTATAGGCAGTACCTGCAGGATTACTGTAGGGCACGCAAACAAAGTCATCCAAATTTTACGATTCGTAGATTGTCTGAGGAAACCGGCTTCGGATCCACCTCTTATATCTCGATGGTGATAACGGGACAAAGAAACCTATCTCTTTCGGCAATTGCCAAACTCAACCACGGACTTAAGCACAAAAAGTCGCAAGCTCAGTACTTTGAATTCCTCGTCAGATACAATCAAACCAAAGAGCCTGAAGAAAGATCCCAGCTTTTGACTCAGCTCACCCGCTTGAGCAAGAGGAGTGGGGCCCCCAGCCGAACTCTCAAGCTCAATCAGTATCTGGTGTTTTCCAAATGGTACTTTTGGCTTATTCGCGAAATGATCCACCTGAAGGATTTTACCCTTTCCTCAACATGGATTTCCAAGCGAATCAGACAACGACTGAGTCAATCTGAGATTGAAAAGGCAGTTGATCTGCTTAGCCAGCTAGATTTAATTCGGGAAAAAGACGGCAGACTCTGGATTGATGACCCGAGCCTGGAAAGTGACTTCAATTTGCCGAGCTCTCTCATTAGGGACTTCCACTATCATATGATTACCCTTGCCCGCGAGGGTCTCCAGCTTCCCCGGGAAGCGAGACACTACGAAGCCCTGACGGTCGCAGTAAGTGAGACCGATATCCAGTACGTGAAGGAAAAGCTCTACGAATTTCGTGAATCCATTAACGAGTATTTGACCAAAAGCCTCAACGACAAAAGTCAGGTCTACCAACTGAATCTCAACTTTTTTCCGCTCACCCAGGGAGAAGAAAAATGA
- a CDS encoding alkylphosphonate utilization protein: MSELPNCPKCHSEYTYLDRELFVCPECGHEWSDQVVAEEVSEEKVVKDAHGNVLQDGDTVTVIKDLKVKGSSLVVKVGTKVKGIRLVDGDHDIDCKIKGIGDMQLKSQFVKKVTD; this comes from the coding sequence ATGAGTGAATTGCCAAATTGCCCCAAGTGTCATTCGGAGTACACCTACCTGGACCGAGAACTCTTTGTTTGTCCTGAATGCGGTCATGAGTGGTCGGATCAGGTCGTAGCAGAAGAGGTTTCAGAGGAGAAGGTTGTTAAGGATGCCCATGGCAATGTTCTTCAAGATGGAGATACGGTTACCGTCATCAAGGACCTGAAAGTCAAAGGTTCCTCTTTAGTGGTCAAAGTCGGAACTAAGGTCAAAGGAATTCGACTGGTCGATGGGGACCATGATATCGACTGCAAGATCAAGGGTATTGGTGATATGCAGCTGAAGTCTCAGTTTGTGAAAAAGGTAACTGATTAA
- a CDS encoding class I SAM-dependent methyltransferase, protein MSTDQKVAQNYQHGSLLAAIQAGIEKLGKTLETVTVEDLGPVDEFHIGGRVATDRLLKQLGVQKDSRVLDVGCGLGGAARYVAKTFNCQVSGVDLTEEYIATGNSLCSWVKLNNRVNLVHGNALDLPFEDNSFDRAYMLHVGMNIEDKEKLFTEINRVLKPGGVFGVYDVMQIQPGEMTYPVPWASEQEICKLASPRQYKEALKAAGFDVVTEANQKESAMEFFKNMRAKMEADGPPPLGLHTLMRASTPVRIQNMVQNIAAGTISPVEIISRALG, encoded by the coding sequence GTGTCTACAGATCAGAAAGTAGCTCAGAACTATCAACATGGATCACTGCTCGCGGCTATTCAGGCGGGAATTGAAAAGCTGGGCAAGACCCTGGAAACCGTGACCGTGGAGGACCTAGGTCCAGTTGATGAATTCCACATTGGCGGAAGGGTGGCCACTGATCGCCTGCTGAAGCAGCTGGGCGTTCAAAAGGACAGTCGGGTTCTTGATGTCGGTTGTGGACTTGGAGGGGCTGCCCGATATGTCGCCAAAACTTTCAATTGCCAGGTATCTGGCGTGGACCTAACGGAAGAGTACATCGCTACGGGTAATTCACTCTGTTCTTGGGTGAAATTGAACAATCGGGTGAATCTTGTTCACGGCAATGCCCTGGATCTTCCCTTTGAGGATAACAGCTTTGATCGCGCCTATATGCTCCATGTGGGGATGAATATTGAAGACAAAGAGAAGTTGTTCACTGAGATCAACAGAGTTCTCAAGCCCGGGGGGGTCTTTGGGGTCTACGACGTTATGCAGATCCAGCCCGGCGAAATGACCTACCCTGTGCCCTGGGCCTCAGAGCAGGAAATTTGCAAGCTCGCTTCTCCTCGTCAGTACAAAGAGGCTTTAAAGGCGGCTGGCTTCGATGTTGTAACAGAAGCCAACCAAAAAGAATCAGCCATGGAATTTTTCAAGAACATGAGGGCCAAGATGGAGGCTGATGGGCCGCCACCCTTAGGTCTTCACACTCTCATGCGTGCCAGCACTCCAGTGAGGATTCAAAACATGGTGCAGAATATTGCGGCTGGCACCATTTCTCCTGTGGAGATTATTTCAAGAGCTCTCGGATAG